The Lysobacter gummosus sequence GTACTTGCGGGCAGCGCTCACGGATCAGCGCCGCGCTCATGCCGGCGCCGCAGCCCACGTCCAGCACCCTCTTGCTCTGCGGCGGAAGCAGTCGCACGACGTCGGGACGAGCACCTGAGTAGCCGCGAAAACGGCTACGCAGTCCGCCGCCGGTCCCTGCTAACGCCATTCGGGCTTCTCGTCGGGATCGACTCCCGCGTCTCGTCCGTGCAGATAGGTCAGGCCGGTAATCTGCTCCGACACCAGCCCGATCAGGAAAACGATGACCGAGGCGCTGAGCATCAACGCACTCATATTGGTAAACCGACCCTGGGTCGCGAAGGTCCAGGCGTAGTGGCCCAGGCCCAGCAAGGCGAAGGCGATCGCCGTCGGCGCGAACAACTTCAAGGGCGAATAAAGCGTGGCGATCTTGAAGATGATCAGCAGAAAACGAACGCCATCGCGCAGAGGCCGGATGTGGCTTTGCGTGCCGACGCGCCGCGCAACCTCGATCGGCACATAGGTAACCGGATAGGCGCTGCGAAAGAACGCCATCGTGCTGGTTGTCGGATAACTGAACCCGTTGGGCAGCAGATGCAGGAACTCGCGGAACTTGCTCGCCCGCACCGCCCGGAAGCCGGAGGTGAGGTCGAGCACCTTGTGTCCGGTCATCCAGCTGGCCAGGCGGTTGTACAGCGCGTTGGCCAGGCCGCGGCCGACGCTGGCCTGGCCGCCCGAGCTGCGGGCACCCACGACCATGTCGTAGCCCTGCTGGAGGCGCTCCAACAGCAGCGAAATGTGGTTCGGATCATGTTGGCCGTCGGCGTCCATGAATACGATGACCTCGCCGCTGGCCGCGCGGGCGCCGCGCTTGATGGCCGCGCCGTTGCCCATCGAGTACGGCGAGGACAGGACCCTGGCCCCCAGCTGGGCGGCGACGGCGGCGGTGTCGTCGGTGGAACCGTCGTCCACCACGATGACCTCGGCGGCCGGAAACGCCTGGCGCAGTGCCGGCAGCGTGCGCTGCAGCCCCTCCGACTCGTTCTTGGCCGGTAAAACGATAGATATATGCATGCCACCTCCCCGTGGCGCAGGATACCGTGTCCAAGTTGGACTCGATACCGCCGGGCTGCAGAATAGCGACACCGGTCAGCTCGCCAGGAACTGAGATTGAGGTAAAGTCAGGGTGGGGAAAACTGAGGGCTGAAATGTCCACCGTCGCTACTGCCAATTTGGTGGGGATCACCGGCATCGCCCGGCGTTTAGTCATGGACGGCGCCTTGGACGAGGTCAAGGCGCGCGAAGCCATGACCGCGGCCAGCGCCGAGCGCAAGCCGCTGGCGACCTACCTGGCCGAACACCGGCTGGCCACGTCGGCGCAGTTGGCCGCGGCCAACTCGATCGAGTTCGGCGTACCGCTGTTCGACCCCGCCGCGATGGATCCGGGCCAGTCCGCGATCCGTTCGATCAGCGAAGAGCTGATCCGCAAACATAACGCGCTGCCGCTGTTCAAACGCGGCAACAAGCTGTTCATCGGCCTGTCCGACCCGACCAACACCGCCGCGCTCGACGACATCAAGTTCCAGACCAACGCCGCCGTCGAGGCGATCCTGGTCGATGACGAGCTGATCCGCCGCTCCCTGGACCGCTGGCTGGAGAGCTCCGACCAGCTCGCCGCCGCGGTCGGCGACGGCGAAGGCCTGGATACGCTGGAGATCGGCCGCGACGACGACCTGGCCAATGTCGGCGCCGACACCGGCATCGACGCCAAGGGCGACGACACCCCGGTCGTGAAGTTCATCAACAAGGTGTTGGTCGATGCGATCCGCCGCGGCGCCTCCGACATCCATTTCGAACCCTACGAAACCGAATACCGCGTGCGCCTGCGCATCGACGGCCTGCTCAAGCAGGTCGCCAAGGTGCCCAACAAGCTGCATGCGCGCATCGCCGCGCGCCTGAAGGTCATGGCGCAGCTCGACATCGCCGAGAAGCGCGTGCCGCAGGACGGACGCATCAAGCTCAATCTGTCCAAGACCAAGCAGATCGACTTCCGCATGAGCACCTTGCCGACCCTGTTCGGCGAGAAGATCGTGCTGCGTATCCTCGACGGCAGCGCGGCGCGGCTGGGTATCGAGAAGCTCGGCTACGAGGACCACCAGCGCGATCTGTTCGTCAGTGCGGTGCAAAAGCCTTACGGCATGGTCCTGGTGACCGGCCCGACCGGTTCGGGCAAGACGGTGTCGCTGTACACCGCGCTCAACATCCTCAACGACGACCAACGCAACATCTCCACGGTCGAAGACCCGGTCGAAATCCGCGTGCCCGGCATCAACCAGGTACAGATGAACGTCAAGCGCGGCATGACCTTCGCCGCGGCCCTGCGCAGCTTCCTGCGTCAGGATCCGGACGTGATCATGGTCGGCGAAATCCGCGACCTGGAAACCGCCGAAATCGCCATCAAGGCCGCCCAGACCGGCCACATGGTGCTGTCCACCCTGCACACCAACGACGCCCCGCAGACCATCGCGCGCCTGATGAACATGGGCGTGGCGCCGTACAACATCACCTCCTCGGTCACCCTGGTGATCGCCCAGCGCCTGGCCCGCCGCCTGCACGACTGCAAGCGCGAGGTGCATCTGCCCGAGCACGCCCTGCTCGCCGAAGGCTTCACCCCCGAAGAAATTGCCGCCGGCGTCAAACTCTATGAGCCGGTCGGGTGCCCGGATTGCACCGAAGGCTACAAAGGACGTACCGGCATCTATCAGGTCATGCCCATGACCGACGAAATCCAGGCCATCGTGCTCGAAGGCGGCAATGCGATGCAGATCGCCGCCGCCGCCATCCGGTCGGGCGTGCGCGATCTGCGCCGCTCGGCCTTGGACAAGGCGATGAACGGTGTCACCAGCCTGGCCGAAATCAACCGCGTAACCAAGGACTAAGCCCATGTCCGCGACCCGAACCGCCACCAAGCAAGCCACACAGACCGCAGTACGCCGGGCCAACCCGCTCGACATGTTCGTCTGGCAGGGCACCGACAAGCGCGGCATCAAGATGAAGGGCGAGCAGGCGGCCAAGAACGCCAACCTGCTGCGCGCCGAACTGCGCCGGCAAGGCATCACCCCGACCGTGGTCAAGCCCAAGGGCAAGCCGCTGTTCGGCGCCTCCGGCAGCCGCATCACCCCGGGCGAAATCGCGATCTTCAGCCGCCAGATCGCCACCATGATGAAGTCGGGCGTGCCGATCGTGACCTCGCTGGAAATCATCGGCGAGGGCCACAAGAACCCGCGCATGAAGAAGCTGCTGAACTCGGTGCGCGCCGACCTGGAAAGCGGCTCGTCGCTGCACGAGGCCATGAGCAAGCATCCGGTCCAGTTCGATGAGCTTTACCGCAACCTGGTCAAGGCCGGCGAATCGGCGGGCGTGCTCGAAACCGTGCTCGACACGGTCGCCAACTACAAAGAAAACATCGAAACCCTCAAGGGCAAGATCAAGAAGGCCTTGTTCTACCCCGCCACCGTGGTCGCGGTGGCGATCCTGGTCAGCGCGATCCTGCTGATCTTCGTGGTGCCGCAGTTCCAGGCCACGTTCAAGAGCTTCGGCGCCGACTTGCCGGCCTTCACGCTCATGGTCATCGGCATGAGCGATTTCATGATTTCATGGTGGTGGGCGGTATTGCTGGTGGTGATTGGCGCCGCCGTGGCCTTCATCATGGCCAAGAACCGCTCCCCCGCCTTCGCCCACTTCCTCGACCGGGCCATGCTCAAGATCCCGGTCGTCGGCCAGATCCTGCACAACGCCGCGATCGCCCGCTTCGCCCGCACCCTGGCGGTGACCTTCCGCGCCGGCGTGCCGCTGGTCGAGGCACTGGACACCGTGGCCGGCGCGACCGGCAACGTGGTCTACGAAAAGGCGGTCCTGCGCATCCGCGACGACGTCTCGGTCGGCTACCAGGTCAACATGGCGATGAAGCAGGTCAACCTGTTCCCGCACATGGTGATCCAGATGACCGCGATCGGCGAAGAGGCCGGCGCACTCGACACCATGCTGGTCAAGGTCGCGGAGTTCTACGAGCAGGAAGTCAACAACGCCGTGGATGCGCTGTCGAGCCTGCTGGAACCGCTGATCATGATCATCCTCGGCGTGATCGTCGGCGGCATGGTCGTCGCCATGTATCTGCCGATCTTCAAACTGGCTGCGACGATCTGATCGGCAAAGTATCCTTCGCACATGGCATTTCTAGATCAGAACCCCGGCCTCGGGTATCCGCTCGCGGCCGGACTCGGACTGCTGCTGGGCAGCTTTTACAACGTGGTGATCCTGCGCCTGCCCAAGCGATTGGAGTGGGAGTGGAAGAAGGACGCGCGCGAGGCCCTGGAGCTGCCGGAGATCTACGATCCGCCGCCGCCGGGCATCGCGGTGGAGCGCTCGCACTGTCCGCACTGCAAGCACCAGCTGTCCTGGTACGAAAACATCCCGGTATTCAGCTACTTGGCGCTGCGCGGCAAGTGCCGGCACTGCAAGACGCCGATCTCGATCCAGTACCCGGCGGTCGAACTGCTGACCATGCTGCTGATGGTGGCCTGCGTGGCCCGCTTCGGCTTCGGCTGGCAGGGCTTCGGGGCGATGGTGTTCACCAGCTTCCTGATCATCCTGTCGGGCATCGACCTGCGCACGCAGTACCTGCCCGACAGCCTGACCTTGCCGCTGATGTGGCTGGGCATCATCGCCGCCAGCGATAACCTGTATTTCCCGGTCAAGCCGGCGGTGCTCGGCGCGATCGCGGGCTTCACCAGCCTGTGGCTGGTGAACTGGGTCTACAAGCAGTATCAGGTCGTGGTCAAACGGGTCAAAGACCCGCGCGAAGGCATGGGCGGCGGCGACTTCAAGCTGCTGGCGGCCATCGGCGCCTGGGTCGGGCTCAAGGGCGTGCTGCCGACGATTCTGATGTCGTCCCTGGTCGGCGCGGTGATCGGCTCGATCTGGCTCGCGGTCAAGGGCCGCGACATGGGCATTCCGATTCCGTTCGGCCCCTATTTGGCGATCGCCGGCTGGATCGTTTTCTTCTGGGGCGAAGCGCTGCTCCAGGCCTATCTGCGGTTCTCCGGGCTCGGCTGAGCATGGCCGCGTTCTGCGTCGGCGTGACCGGCGGCGTGGCCTCGGGCAAGAGCGAGGTGACCCGGCGCTTCCAGGCGCTGGGCGTGGTCGTAGCCGATGCCGATGTGGCCGCGCGCGCCGCGGTCGAGACCGGCAGCGAGGGATTGGCCCAGGTCGTCGCGGCCTTCGGTCGCGACATTCTCGATGCCCAGGGCGCGCTCGACCGCGCGGCGATGCGTCGGCTCGTGTTCGGCGATGAAACCGCGCGGCGCCGGCTGGAAGCCATCGTCCATCCGCTGGTGCGGGCGATGCTGCGGGCGCAATGCGAAGCCGCCGCGGGCGTCTATGCGATAGCGGCGATTCCGCTGCTGGCCGAAGGCGGCGGGCGCGAGGCTTATCCGTGGCTGGATCGTTGCCTGGTCGTGGACGTGCCGGTGGCGGTGCAGCAGGCCCGGGTGATGCGCCGCGACGGTATCGAGGTTGAACTGGCCCAACGCATGATCGCGGCCCAGGCGACGCGCGA is a genomic window containing:
- a CDS encoding glycosyltransferase family 2 protein; its protein translation is MHISIVLPAKNESEGLQRTLPALRQAFPAAEVIVVDDGSTDDTAAVAAQLGARVLSSPYSMGNGAAIKRGARAASGEVIVFMDADGQHDPNHISLLLERLQQGYDMVVGARSSGGQASVGRGLANALYNRLASWMTGHKVLDLTSGFRAVRASKFREFLHLLPNGFSYPTTSTMAFFRSAYPVTYVPIEVARRVGTQSHIRPLRDGVRFLLIIFKIATLYSPLKLFAPTAIAFALLGLGHYAWTFATQGRFTNMSALMLSASVIVFLIGLVSEQITGLTYLHGRDAGVDPDEKPEWR
- the pilB gene encoding type IV-A pilus assembly ATPase PilB gives rise to the protein MSTVATANLVGITGIARRLVMDGALDEVKAREAMTAASAERKPLATYLAEHRLATSAQLAAANSIEFGVPLFDPAAMDPGQSAIRSISEELIRKHNALPLFKRGNKLFIGLSDPTNTAALDDIKFQTNAAVEAILVDDELIRRSLDRWLESSDQLAAAVGDGEGLDTLEIGRDDDLANVGADTGIDAKGDDTPVVKFINKVLVDAIRRGASDIHFEPYETEYRVRLRIDGLLKQVAKVPNKLHARIAARLKVMAQLDIAEKRVPQDGRIKLNLSKTKQIDFRMSTLPTLFGEKIVLRILDGSAARLGIEKLGYEDHQRDLFVSAVQKPYGMVLVTGPTGSGKTVSLYTALNILNDDQRNISTVEDPVEIRVPGINQVQMNVKRGMTFAAALRSFLRQDPDVIMVGEIRDLETAEIAIKAAQTGHMVLSTLHTNDAPQTIARLMNMGVAPYNITSSVTLVIAQRLARRLHDCKREVHLPEHALLAEGFTPEEIAAGVKLYEPVGCPDCTEGYKGRTGIYQVMPMTDEIQAIVLEGGNAMQIAAAAIRSGVRDLRRSALDKAMNGVTSLAEINRVTKD
- a CDS encoding type II secretion system F family protein → MSATRTATKQATQTAVRRANPLDMFVWQGTDKRGIKMKGEQAAKNANLLRAELRRQGITPTVVKPKGKPLFGASGSRITPGEIAIFSRQIATMMKSGVPIVTSLEIIGEGHKNPRMKKLLNSVRADLESGSSLHEAMSKHPVQFDELYRNLVKAGESAGVLETVLDTVANYKENIETLKGKIKKALFYPATVVAVAILVSAILLIFVVPQFQATFKSFGADLPAFTLMVIGMSDFMISWWWAVLLVVIGAAVAFIMAKNRSPAFAHFLDRAMLKIPVVGQILHNAAIARFARTLAVTFRAGVPLVEALDTVAGATGNVVYEKAVLRIRDDVSVGYQVNMAMKQVNLFPHMVIQMTAIGEEAGALDTMLVKVAEFYEQEVNNAVDALSSLLEPLIMIILGVIVGGMVVAMYLPIFKLAATI
- a CDS encoding prepilin peptidase, with the protein product MAFLDQNPGLGYPLAAGLGLLLGSFYNVVILRLPKRLEWEWKKDAREALELPEIYDPPPPGIAVERSHCPHCKHQLSWYENIPVFSYLALRGKCRHCKTPISIQYPAVELLTMLLMVACVARFGFGWQGFGAMVFTSFLIILSGIDLRTQYLPDSLTLPLMWLGIIAASDNLYFPVKPAVLGAIAGFTSLWLVNWVYKQYQVVVKRVKDPREGMGGGDFKLLAAIGAWVGLKGVLPTILMSSLVGAVIGSIWLAVKGRDMGIPIPFGPYLAIAGWIVFFWGEALLQAYLRFSGLG
- the coaE gene encoding dephospho-CoA kinase (Dephospho-CoA kinase (CoaE) performs the final step in coenzyme A biosynthesis.), with product MAAFCVGVTGGVASGKSEVTRRFQALGVVVADADVAARAAVETGSEGLAQVVAAFGRDILDAQGALDRAAMRRLVFGDETARRRLEAIVHPLVRAMLRAQCEAAAGVYAIAAIPLLAEGGGREAYPWLDRCLVVDVPVAVQQARVMRRDGIEVELAQRMIAAQATREARLAIADDILVNDGPIEALQVQVEALDRRYRAMAESLRG